Proteins encoded in a region of the Zea mays cultivar B73 chromosome 2, Zm-B73-REFERENCE-NAM-5.0, whole genome shotgun sequence genome:
- the LOC100285415 gene encoding RING-H2 finger protein ATL5F: MYTVRPHAAATVTLNCTEAPLDCLPLCPGGGDACFEYVLPPPPPIPVIPRAPVADRHAPVRLILVISLLSIFLSLSLGLSTLLLYRRRRRLILRRRRSLAAATAEGPDDEEEGGGGGGVVHHVWYIRTVGLDEATIASIAAVEYRRGVGRSGDCAVCLGEFSDGELVRLLPRCAHPFHAPCIDTWLRAHVNCPICRSPVVVIPSDLPVDAAEAEAGGAQLGEHYVHEEMSLSQSESETEGSEDSEASSASATQSEGTSTAEENGRDTPKPIRRSASMDSPLFAVALPEANDDVVRYNCKLPNPREMKVFRAKEKEAAGISSSSCQSGRFKIGRSMSSSGQGFFFSRNGRSSGAVLPL, encoded by the coding sequence ATGTACACGGTGCGCCCGCACGCGGCGGCGACGGTCACCCTTAACTGCACGGAAGCACCGCTCGACTGCCTCCCCCTctgccccggcggcggggacgcctGCTTCGAATACGTCctgcccccaccacccccgatcccGGTGATCCCGCGCGCGCCGGTCGCCGACCGCCACGCGCCCGTCCGCCTCATCCTCGTTATCTCCCTGCTCTCTATCTTCCTCTCCCTCTCGCTCGGGCTCTCCACGCTCCTCCtctaccgccgccgccgccgcctcatcCTGCGACGACGCCGAAGCCTCGCCGCGGCCACCGCCGAAGGGCCCGACGACGAGGAGGAGGGCGGGGGCGGTGGAGGGGTGGTGCACCACGTGTGGTACATCCGGACGGTGGGGCTCGACGAGGCCACCATCGCGTCCATAGCCGCTGTGGAGTACCGCCGCGGGGTGGGCCGGAGCGGGGACTGCGCGGTGTGCCTCGGCGAGTTCAGCGACGGGGAGCTGGTGCGCCTCCTCCCGCGCTGCGCTCACCCGTTCCACGCGCCCTGCATCGACACCTGGCTCCGCGCCCACGTCAACTGCCCGATCTGCCGTTCCCCCGTCGTCGTCATTCCCTCCGATCTACCCGTCGATGCCGCGGAGGCTGAGGCAGGCGGTGCCCAATTGGGAGAACACTACGTTCACGAGGAAATGTCGCTGTCTCAATCTGAATCGGAGACTGAGGGCTCGGAGGACTCTGAGGCGTCGTCAGCCTCAGCCACTCAAAGTGAAGGCACGTCTACAGCGGAGGAGAATGGAAGGGACACGCCCAAGCCAATTAGGCGCTCGGCTTCCATGGATTCTCCGTTGTTTGCCGTAGCTCTTCCTGAAGCAAATGATGATGTGGTGCGGTATAATTGCAAGTTGCCAAATCCCCGAGAGATGAAGGTCTTCAGGGCGAAGGAGAAGGAGGCCGCAGGCATTTCTTCGTCCTCGTGTCAGTCAGGCCGGTTCAAGATTGGCAGGTCCATGTCAAGCAGTGGCCAAGGGTTTTTCTTCTCACGGAATGGCCGCTCCAGTGGTGCTGTGCTGCCACTGTGA